The Macrobrachium rosenbergii isolate ZJJX-2024 chromosome 20, ASM4041242v1, whole genome shotgun sequence region gaaataaattcctctaattcttcattggccggctggagactcgaactcgggcctagcagagtgctaccgagaactctaccgactcgtccaacgtgGAACTATATAAAGACAAACAACTATGATTATTCATTCCCCCTTTAGATATCTGGACATTTACAAAGGACATATTCACGTTTAAAATCTCCACAGTTCCATTGATAACTTGGCTATTTATCTGTAGATATTGGAAAAGCCATAGGAAGCACTTTACAGTAATTCAGCGACTGATTTCTTTGTAATGATAAGCTTGACTATCAACTTCAGTATATGGAGGAGGTTATGAAGGTAAAAAGATCATAAATCAAATGCTGAATAGCCCATAAGTGTTCAGATCATGATTCATTTCTTAAGGGAACATTGGAATCAAATCAGCTCAGACAATCAGACACTTAAAGTCGAATTTTATCCCAAAAAAGGAATAATTCAAGCTAAATCATATGCCCTCATTTAGTGAAATACTCTTCTGAGGAAAAATGGATATGTttacctcattttttatttgtttaagatcCCGAATACTAATTAACCAGCATTCAATTTCACAGAGTAGTTCTGCTTCTTCTCTCTGCAAACAGGATTACTACGCCAATGCAGTCGCTAGTTTAGTTGGCGCAGGGACAATCGCGGCGCCTCTCCCCGATCACAATCCCGTGGAGGACGCGCTGAAGGGGCAGGTGAAGCCCAACGACCTCCATTCCCCAGAATACCCAGGTCAAGAGGTTTTTCCAAACGGTACAGCAATCCCGAGAGAGGAAGCGGTTAACCTACACTCCAGTAAGTGGGGGATAAGACtaaatctttttcctcttttaaatgtttatatcgtggattttttttttggcgggggggtGATTTGATGACTGGAATTTCACGTCTAACGTAGTCTCATGTTTTCTTGAAACATCAGGAAACTGAAAACGTGGAAATACCTAACTCTGTAAGATGCTTCGTGTATAAATACGTCAGCATTCAACTTTTAACATTACTCTCACAACagttaattagtaataataataagcaaaactgATACACAAAACGAAACGGTTTCAGACAGAGAGCTTCTCTTCCAGAGCCCGGTGGGAAAGATGAATGCGGATTTGTGGCGTTTTCTGTGGCTCGCGCACACTACAAGCACAGGAAAGCAGGCACTGAAGGCGTCCAAGTTCTCTTCGATAAGGTAATGTGAGAATCAAGTATGGTGTTATCTTTCAATAGATGTGCTTTTTTTACCTACAGCTGTTTCGCAGTAAACGCTTGATCCGTACAACCTCTTCCTTGTCAAAGCCAACTTAATTGTTCTCCTACtgatattgttttcttgtttaccCCTTTCAGTGAAATTCTGCCACACACCTTCACATGTATACTTTGTTATGtcatatttccataatttttgcaTTCACGTCTATCACTCTTTTTACTCCTCTCACCTACTCTTAGGAATCTTTTCCTCGTCCAGACGTATCTTACCCACATTTGTCAACCATTCAGTTACCCGACTATCACGATTCTGAAGTAGCTCACTTGTATTCACATCAACTCATTTGAACCCTTCATCTCTAAGTAAACTAGCCCCTTTTGCTTCAACAAGAAAGTAGTTATATAGATCAAAGTGTGTAGATGTAACAAAAGTTATCATTTAATAAAAGTATTCCCAAGGCATTTCATGAATTTATCGGTAGCGATTCTAAGAACTGATTAAGCAATGCTCTTCAGGAAACAAGGCAGCTTTTGCACGGTTTATGATCTTCCATCTTGGGTCCGACAGGTTCTAACCAGCGTAGGCCCCGGATTTAACCACACAGGAGGCTACTTCCGTTGTGAATGCCCAGGGTATTACTTGTTCTCGATTCATGGGGTTTCACCACTCCAAGGACGCGCCAGGTCAGCTACTGTTGCCTCAGTTCTCttgtatgttttctgtatttcccattaccttctgttacttctttcgaataaacgctatattctttggaagcttgaatataaagtcaatggcccctgtgggcttgttccatatgaataaagttcatcttctgaataataataataataataataataataataataataataataataataataataataataataataataataataataataataataatatggatatttgcacatacacacagatcTCTCAAAGATAAATACCTGCGTCTAGGGTTCTTCTTATATATAAGTGCCTGTTCAGTTGAGAATGAATAATATTAGGACGGGAACTAAGAAGTGCCTGTGCACATTCTTCCAGATTTGGAAAGTGCCTCTTAACACCAGTTGTTAATAAATGCCTataatttaaaactaattttgTCAAGGGTTAAAAAAAGGTTTTGTTGGTCTAtatcaggggttttcaacctttttcttccCACGTAcccttttgggtatttttaatgtcaataatgtaccccttcactttgtataaagtagaaaacaaaacaacagcataaaaacattccattgtgtatatttgcaagtattgtactgaagggaagtaagtacacaactctcctgacataaccaacaatattgtaaacacaaagaattccataaaaaataaagaaaattgtttataattatttacctgtgggtATGCAGTCAGTGGccggccaggcccctaaccctaacgacccgtggggagagcgtaccccctaactgacccttggcgtaccccaggttgaaaacccctggtcTATAtgaatactagagagagagaaagatattgcaGTTAGTTATAGTGCCACCCCCCTCCTCAAGAAAAGggcagaaatggagaaaaaaaattataaaatgatcttTTAAAGGGAATCTTTCGAGAGAGCAATACGGATTCTAAAGATGGtccttaaattttttaaatataaaagagaagcgGTGCGAAAAACATAATGGTAGATCAATGATTAGTTCACAGGCGGAAGACGTGAGTAAACACGAAACCGGTCTAgagtctagagtctagaccaaTGTGGAAGAAAACCTCCACTACTTTGCAACCAATTCATGTACACAAAGAGAGCCCATCAACAGCACATCTCACTTACCCTTTCGCTTCTGTTCTTCATGCACTCACAATCTTCCTGTATACAGAGACACTTTTCCGTGCCGTTAACTtggtcttcctttccacctctctACGCAATTTTCAGTTGTAGTCCCTTTTTAACTAGCAAGGCTTCTAATTGCTTCAAAACACGATGAAGTTTTACCTTATCTCTTTAGTATCCTTGTTCGTCGACCTTTTAATGATTtagtctctttttcattttagtttcacGCAAAACCATTACagttcacttccataaaggagatttGCACTAATGATAATCCCTCGAAACACTGATAATAAACTCTCAAGGTCCACGAACACCATATGTAATTTGTCATGTTTGTGACAAGTAAATTGCCCCAAACTCGTCATGCAGCTGGACACATTTAGGGCTTAAACTTTTAATCTGAATGGAATACCACCCACTGAAAATGACTAAGCTTAATTTCAAGGATATCTTTAAGACATATAAGTCAATTATTGTCTTATATCATCAGTTAAGCAAATGTGATGAAGATAGAATAACAGCTGCTTGAGCAATAAATTCTGTTATTCCCTGGTAACTGATTCTGCAAACTTGCTCATATAAGCCAAACTAAGATGCCAATTTTATATTCAGGCGCTGATATAAACATTGTCTGTCAACGAAACTATCCGTCTACTGAGACGGGAGATGGGGAAGGAACAGACAGACATCAGTAGGTGGTTCTGTTCAACtttgtcatcttcttcttcttcttcttcttcttcttcttcttcttcttcttcttcttcttcttcttcttctatatgaTTTCACGTTCTTTTTTCCTTGTCAGTTTTGTCTTGCAGTTTTCTACAAAGTATATTCAGTCCCTGGTACTTGCCGAAAAAACTTAGTCTCATACTTGAAGGTTATCTTGAGAAATTTCCGAGGCTCAGGTTTGTAGCTGAGAAGAGGATAACTCATTTACACAAGAGTAATTCTGGAAACTTTTCCTGCGACTATGGATAACATAATTAGGTTGCTTAGTTAgcacgcgtctctctctctcccctctctgttTGCATTGATctacaacacatacacatacgcgaATAAGCTCTCAAGATAATTATCGTTTTTGTCCGCTTTAAACATTGTCCTTATCTGAGCAAATAAATTAATGCACAATACAGCATAATTGTTACAACTTTTGTGTATTTTCCACAATTCTGGTTAATTCGGAAGGGTTTTAACCTTtaaattgtgaagaaaaatatataaggcTGACATATTCACAGACtattagtttgtattttttaaagaaaatgcttttatttatatttttttttcttcattatgagAACAGATATGCATATTTACCATGATCCATAAAATAGAAGATATTGTTATAGTTATAATACTTTCTAAAGATATCTCTCAATATCCATGAGAGAAAGTAGATTAATAAACAATCTTCATGTAGCAAACGAGAGTCGGGACAATAGTTCAGTTGAGGCCGTTATTGTATCCCATAGACCTACTCTGCTATTTTATCCCGTACAGAGAACAGTTTAGTTGACGTCACCATTGTATTCCATAGGCCTACTCTGCCCTTCTTTCCCATGCGGAGAATATTGTAGCTGACGTCATCATTGTGTCTCATAGGCCTAGtatactcttcttttttttacgcGTACAGAGAATAGTGTAGTTGACGTCATCATTGCATATCATAGGCCTAGTAcgctcttctttctttctcgtaCAGAGAATAGTATAGTTGACGCCATCATTGTATTCCATAGGCCCGTTatgctcttctttctttttcttacagagaATAGTCTAATTGACGTCCTCATTGTTTCTCATCGGTCTACTCTGCTCTTCTTTCTTTACTGTACAGAGATGCATATTGTATCCCATACGGCTAGTATGCTCTCCTTTCTTTCTAGTACACTGTATTCCATAGGCCCGTTATGCTCTTCTTCCTTTCCCGTACAGAGAATAGTATGGTTGACGTCATCATCGTATCCCATAGGCCTAGTTTGCTCTACTTTCTTTCCCGTACAGACTGGACCTCATGCGCAATCGGCAACGAGTGACATCATCGGAGGCCCAATACTACGGCTTTGGTTCGGCGGCAAACACCGCCATCATTTACGTCTACAGGAACGACATCGTGTACGTGTACCTGGCGGAGGGGCTGCTGTATGAGAACGACGCTCGCTTCAGGGGTTACGCTTCCTTTACCGGTTATAAGATCGGCTAAAAGAGATAAGAGGACGTTAAAGAGACAGGGGTCAGAGAGAAGAGGGAGGATGGTTTGCTCTTGGGATTTTGGGTGAGGCGAGGCGGAGGAtttcagtaaaaaagaaataaaaagattgcaGCATATATGAAGGCACGTCGATAGACTTCACAGAATGAGAAGGGAGGGAGATAGAACTTTAAGCTTGTCTGTAAAAgttattaaattgaaaataaaatgtaagccGAGAGAAATAATCGCAGAAACATTAGTACCGCATCAGTAATTTCACTATTATTTTGGTCTCTTATAAATTGACTTTAAGTCTTAGTCGGACAAAATGTTGAAAAGAGGTCAAGCTTCTGATCGTCTTCCGAGACTTTATCAGTCTTTGCAAGACTGAAGGAATTCCTGGCTCAGTTGCTCCTGTGCGGGTGCAAATAGGCATTCATATTTCAGCTAACAGCTGTAATCATCTGTCTGTCTCGTATGATCGTCATCATGTATTAGTCACGCTGTGACTGTGCATGATATTATTTGTATGTGGTTGTTTAAACACAAGGAGGTCAAATACCATTTGGATTTTACGTGTTCcagagcaaaatatctataatatctatctatctggagAGAGTGATGAATGATGTGTAACGATCTAACCTAGACATGTAAAGAAggttctataataaaaaaaaaatttacgagaCAGATTAAAaagagacaaggagagagagaaaagaggaaaactcAAAGCTACAGAAGAATCTGACGAATACTCGTTTAGTAATCATAAAGACCCCATCAAAGGCTTCCCCTGAGGCAAATTACCCTTCCGGTGACGAATGCTTTGGAAAAAAGAGGAACTTAAGACGTTATTAGAGCTAAGGAAAATCTTATATTGTTCAACAAAGGAGGTTGTAAATCGGCGTCGGAACTCATTCATATGAAAGCTACGTCGACGAAGTGCGCTTGTACGCGCGCATTTGCACACTTCCCTAAAGGTGAGTATTAGGTTTAATCATACACAAAATATCTCGGGGTGACACAAAGCGCGCGTCTGATTACGCGCATATTTATGTCAGTTTTCGTTA contains the following coding sequences:
- the LOC136849226 gene encoding complement C1q tumor necrosis factor-related protein 5-like, yielding MKTEQRAIILILTLLLAQNRPSVAQFVPGFLVESGTDLQEWPRNLSSLFPENPSPEEQQDYYANAVASLVGAGTIAAPLPDHNPVEDALKGQVKPNDLHSPEYPGQEVFPNGTAIPREEAVNLHSKPGGKDECGFVAFSVARAHYKHRKAGTEGVQVLFDKVLTSVGPGFNHTGGYFRCECPGYYLFSIHGVSPLQGRARLDLMRNRQRVTSSEAQYYGFGSAANTAIIYVYRNDIVYVYLAEGLLYENDARFRGYASFTGYKIG